A genomic stretch from Gardnerella leopoldii includes:
- the thiM gene encoding hydroxyethylthiazole kinase produces MTTCNTEKTNTCNEANEYCTSSTTQVDTCFSVRARRRMFLNDVRQCIERVRTQQPLTHCITNVIVQDITANALLAAGASPIMVTDPEEAHALAQIATGVLINVGTFHQPETSEYMRAAVEGCEKADTPWVLDPVGIGVPALAPRARFVHEIIKHHPTVIRANASEIMALAGKESNGKGVDSHDNVNDALQAARELAKKYGSVVAISGEKDAIYAHGCLARVTGGHKAMTKVVGTGCALGALVAAYVGANPERPLAATVAAHVHAAAAGTWAARQTTAPGTFRTLWMDALSTLSVNDMFSLTNIEFTVEPVDWTLYLVTDPRMGNRPEEEVAVESVEGGVTVVQLRDKYSNDAEISAKAKKLRHALIDSGHGDVPVFIDDHVDCAAHLGFNLHVGQKDTPFVEARKAMPAEWMVGLSCARPDLMEKAYRECKENDVPLPDVIGIGAAFETHTKAHDVPPLGVEGVNEVAKVAHSMGVKTLAIGGIHENTVFPIRGLELDGVCTVSALMCAEDAGKVARELKSVITE; encoded by the coding sequence ATGACAACATGCAACACTGAAAAAACAAATACCTGCAACGAAGCAAACGAATACTGCACAAGCTCAACAACGCAAGTCGACACATGCTTCTCTGTACGCGCACGCCGACGTATGTTCCTTAACGACGTGCGTCAATGCATCGAACGTGTGCGCACACAGCAGCCACTCACCCATTGCATCACGAACGTAATCGTGCAAGACATTACAGCCAACGCACTGCTCGCTGCAGGAGCATCGCCAATTATGGTAACCGATCCAGAAGAAGCGCATGCACTTGCGCAAATTGCCACAGGCGTGCTCATAAACGTTGGCACATTCCATCAGCCAGAAACTTCCGAATACATGCGCGCAGCTGTTGAAGGATGCGAAAAAGCTGATACTCCGTGGGTGCTTGACCCGGTTGGAATCGGCGTTCCAGCACTTGCACCTCGCGCGCGCTTTGTACACGAAATTATTAAGCACCACCCTACTGTAATTCGTGCAAACGCTTCCGAAATAATGGCACTTGCAGGCAAAGAAAGCAACGGAAAAGGCGTAGATTCTCACGATAACGTAAACGACGCGCTTCAAGCTGCTCGCGAATTAGCTAAAAAATACGGATCCGTAGTGGCAATTTCCGGAGAAAAAGACGCGATTTACGCTCACGGATGTTTAGCTCGCGTAACAGGTGGCCACAAAGCTATGACTAAGGTAGTTGGAACAGGTTGCGCTTTGGGAGCGTTAGTTGCAGCATACGTTGGCGCAAACCCGGAACGTCCGCTCGCAGCAACTGTTGCAGCGCACGTGCACGCAGCAGCGGCTGGAACTTGGGCAGCTCGCCAAACCACAGCTCCAGGCACTTTCCGCACACTGTGGATGGATGCGCTTTCAACTCTTAGCGTAAATGATATGTTTAGTTTGACAAATATTGAGTTTACGGTGGAGCCTGTTGATTGGACACTGTATTTGGTAACGGATCCGCGCATGGGAAATCGCCCGGAAGAAGAAGTTGCAGTAGAGTCAGTTGAAGGCGGAGTTACAGTTGTGCAATTGCGCGATAAGTATTCCAATGACGCTGAAATTTCGGCCAAGGCGAAGAAGTTGCGTCACGCGCTTATTGATTCCGGACACGGCGATGTGCCTGTGTTTATTGACGATCATGTTGATTGCGCAGCTCATCTTGGTTTCAACTTGCACGTTGGGCAAAAGGATACGCCGTTTGTTGAGGCACGAAAGGCGATGCCAGCAGAGTGGATGGTTGGGCTTTCTTGCGCTCGACCGGATTTGATGGAGAAAGCTTACCGCGAGTGCAAAGAAAACGACGTTCCACTGCCGGATGTGATTGGCATTGGTGCAGCTTTTGAAACGCATACGAAAGCGCACGACGTGCCTCCACTGGGAGTTGAAGGCGTAAACGAAGTTGCGAAAGTTGCGCACTCTATGGGCGTAAAAACGTTGGCAATTGGCGGAATTCACGAGAACACGGTGTTCCCTATTCGCGGTCTTGAGCTTGACGGAGTTTGCACAGTGTCGGCGCTTATGTGCGCTGAGGATGCTGGGAAAGTTGCGCGCGAGCTTAAAAGCGTGATTACTGAGTAA
- the thiD gene encoding bifunctional hydroxymethylpyrimidine kinase/phosphomethylpyrimidine kinase — translation MTLVSSKQNDLQHTQSLSQQSNPIIPRVLSVAGTDPTGGAGIQADLKSIMAAGGYGMCIPTNLVAQNTCEVREVFTPPVSFFRTQLSCVYDDVTVDALKIGMLGCTEYIEAMRDWMRDNPVPVSVLDPVMISTSGKRLLEASAENAMRNFISCVDVVTPNVPELAALCESSVAENFEEACNQARKLAAKNSVVVIVKGGHLTGEDVGNTAVFPDGYASHVPSERVETSTTHGTGCSLSSALATKIGLALREGKNLSDHDTVLRALEWSTAWLREAIAAGSELHVGRGGERGHGPVNHSVRILQQTV, via the coding sequence ATGACGCTAGTATCAAGTAAGCAGAACGACTTGCAACATACGCAATCGCTTTCGCAGCAATCAAATCCAATCATTCCACGCGTGCTAAGCGTAGCTGGCACAGATCCGACAGGTGGAGCCGGAATACAGGCAGATCTTAAATCAATCATGGCGGCAGGCGGTTACGGCATGTGTATACCAACTAATCTTGTTGCGCAAAACACATGCGAGGTGCGCGAAGTATTCACGCCACCAGTAAGCTTTTTCCGCACACAACTTTCATGCGTGTACGACGACGTTACAGTTGATGCACTAAAAATCGGCATGCTCGGATGCACAGAATACATTGAAGCAATGCGAGACTGGATGCGTGATAATCCGGTTCCTGTAAGCGTTCTAGACCCAGTTATGATATCAACTTCCGGGAAGCGCTTGCTTGAGGCAAGTGCTGAAAATGCGATGCGAAACTTTATAAGCTGCGTTGATGTAGTGACGCCAAACGTGCCGGAATTGGCGGCTTTGTGCGAGTCAAGTGTTGCGGAAAATTTTGAGGAAGCTTGCAACCAGGCGCGCAAGTTGGCTGCAAAAAACAGCGTTGTTGTAATCGTAAAAGGTGGGCACTTAACTGGCGAAGACGTTGGAAATACTGCGGTTTTCCCGGATGGCTACGCAAGTCACGTACCAAGCGAACGAGTTGAAACAAGCACAACTCACGGAACTGGTTGCTCGCTTTCTTCTGCGCTTGCTACGAAAATTGGGCTTGCTTTGCGCGAGGGAAAGAATTTGAGTGATCACGATACTGTACTTCGCGCGCTTGAATGGTCAACGGCGTGGCTTCGTGAGGCGATTGCGGCTGGGAGTGAATTGCATGTTGGGCGCGGCGGCGAGCGCGGGCATGGACCGGTAAACCATTCCGTGCGCATCCTTCAGCAAACTGTGTGA